TGTCGTTCGACATGCTCGGGGTCTTCGGGCTGGTCGAGATGGTGCTGTTCATCGTCACCGTGCTCGTGGCCTATGCCTACGTGTGGCGCCGCAAGGGTCTGGACTGGGACTAGAAAATGGGACTTGAAGAGAAACTCCCGAGCGGGTTCATCCTCAGCACGGTCGAGGCGGCCGCGGGGTGGGCCAGGAAGAACTCGGTGTGGCCGGCCACGTTCGGTCTCGCCTGTTGCGCGATCGAACTGATGGCGACCGGTGCATCGCACTACGACCTGGCGCGCTTCGGCATGGAGCGCGCTTCGGCGTCTCCTCGCCAGGCCGACCTGATGATCGTCGCGGGCCGCGTGTCGCAGAAGATGGCGCCGGTGCTCCGCCAGATCTACGACCAGATGGCCGAGCCCAAGTGGGTCATCGCCATGGGCGTGTGCGCCTCCAGCGGCGGCATGTTCAACAACTACGCCATCGTGCAGGGCGTCGACCACATCGTGCCCGTCGACATCTACCTGCCGGGGTGCCCCCCTCGGCCCGAGATGCTGATCGACTCGATCGTGAAGCTGCACGACAAGATCCAGAACATGAAGTTCGGCGCGCACCGCGCCAAGCAGATCGAGGAGCTCGAGCTGCAGGCGCTCCGCACGCTGCCCCTGATCGACCAGGAGGCCTCCAAGTGAGCGAGAACCTCCCCGAGGTGCCCAAGGCGCAGGTGCCCGAGGAGCCGGTGGCCCGCCAGGGCATGTTCGGCGCCACCGGCACCGGCGACACCTCCGGCTACTCCGGCCTCGTCGTACGGCGGGCGCCCCGCCTGTCGACCCCCCGCCCCTACGGCGGCTACTTCGACGAGCTCGTCGACAAACTGGAGACCTTCGACGACGACGCCATCGAGCGCGTGGTCGTCGACCGCGGCGAGCTGACCCTCCACGTGAAGCGCGAGAAGCTGGTGGAGGTCTGCCGGCGCCTGCGCGACGAGCCCGAGCTGCGCTTCGAGCTCAGCCTGGGCGTGAGCGGCGTCCACTACCCGCACCTGGCGGGCGAGGAGCTCCACGCGGTCATCCACCTGTGCTCCATCACGCACAACAGGCGGGTCCGCCTCGAGGTGAGCGCGCCCGACTCCGACCCGCACATCCCCTCGACGGTCGGCGTCTACCCGACGCACAACTGGCACGAGCGCGAGACGTACGACTTCTTCGGGATCATCTTCGACGGTCACCCCGCGCTGACCAGGATCATGATGCCGGACGACTGGGACGGTCACCCGCAGCGCAAGGACTACCCGCTCGGCGGCATCCCCGTCGAGTACCGCGGCGCCGAGATCCCCTCGCCGGACAACAGGAGGTCATACGCGTGAGCACCGGCTACGACGAGGCGACCGAGGGCAAGGTCTACTCGGTCAACGGCGCCGACTGGGACGACGTCGTCGGCGCGGTCCGCGACTCCGAGGACGAGCGCCTGGTCATCAACATGGGCCCGCAGCACCCGTCCACGCACGGCGTGCTCCGCCTGATCCTCACCCTCGACGGCGAGACGGTCACCGAGGCCCGTACCGGCATCGGCTACCTGCACACCGGCATCGAGAAGAACATGGAATACCGGACGTGGACCCAGGGGACCACGTTCGTCACCCGCATGGACTACCTCGCGCCGCTGTTCAACGAGACCGCGTACTGCATGGGCGTGGAGAAGCTGCTCGGCATCGAGGACCGCATCCCCGAGCGCGCGCAGGCCATCCGCGTGATGATGATGGAGCTCAACCGGATCTCCTCGCACCTGGTCGCGATGGGCACGTTCGGCATGGAGCTGGGCGCGACCACGCCGTTCCTCTTCGGCTACCGCGACCGTGAAATGGTCATGGACCTGTTCGAGTACATCACGGGTCTGCGGATGAACATGGCCTACGTCAGGCCGGGCGGCGTCAGCGTCGACCTGCCGGCGGGCACGGTCGACAAGGTCGGCGAGTTCCTGAAGGAGATGCCCAAGCGCATCAAGGACATCCGCAAGCTGCTCGACGAGAACCCGGTCTACACCCGCAGGACCAAGGATGTGGCCTACCTCGACCTGACCGGCTGCATGGCGCTCGGCATCACGGGCCCGATGCTGCGGGCCGCGGGCCTGCCGTGGGACCTGCGCAAGTCGCAGCCCTACTGCGGGTACGAGACCTACGAGTTCAACGTCGCCACCCAGCAGAGCTGCGACGTGTACGGCCGTTACCTCGTCCGCATGCAGGAGATGGAGGAGTCGCTCAAGATCATTGAGCAGGCTCTCGACCGCATCGCGGGACCGCTGAAGAACAAGCCGGTCATGATCGAGGACAAGAAGATCGGCTGGCCCGCGCAGCTGGCGCTGGGCCCTGACGGCTTCGGCAACTCGCCCGACCACATCGCGCACATCATGGGCAGCTCCATGGAAGCGCTGATCCACCACTTCAAGCTGGTCACCGAGGGCTTCAGGGTCCCGGCGGGCCAGGCCTACGCGGCGGTGGAGTCGCCCCGCGGCGAGCTCGGCGCGCACGTGGTCAGCGACGGCGGCACCCGCCCGTACCGCGTGCACTTCCGCGAGCCGTCCTTCACGAACCTGCAGGCCGTACCGGCAACCTGCGAGGGTGGCCAGGTCGCCGACGTCATCGCGGCTGTGGCATCCATTGACCCGGTCATGGGAGGTGTTGACCGGTGAGTTACTCGCCGGAAGTCCGGGAGCGTCTCGAGAGGGACGCCAAGGAGATCATCGGGCGCTACCCGAAGACGCGCTCGGCGCTGCTGCCGCTGCTGCACCTGGTGCAGTCGGAGGACGGTTACGTCTCCGACGCGGGCCAGGAGTTCTGCGCGGAGATGCTCGGCCTGAGCAAGGCCGAGGTCGTGGGCGTCTCGACGTTCTACACGATGTACAAGCGCAAGCCGATGGGCGACTACCACGTCGGCGTCTGCATCAACTCGCTGTGCGCCGTCATGGGCGGCGACCAGATCTGGGAAGAGCTGTCGGAGCACGTCGGCGTCGGCCACGACGAGACGACCACCGACGGCAAGGTGTCGCTCGAGCGGCTGGAGTGCAACGCCGCCTGCGACTTCGCCCCCGTGATGATGGTCAACTGGGAGTTCTTCGACAACCAGACGCCCGAGTCGGCCAAGCAGCTCGTCGACGACCTGCGCGACGGCAAGAGCATCTCGCCGACCCGCGGACCGAAGAAGCTCTGCACCTTCAAGGAGGCCTCCCGGGTGCTCTCGGGCCTGCCCGACGATCTGGCCGGCGACGGCCCGTCGGCGGCGGGTCCCTCGCTCGAGGGCCTGAAGGTCGCCAAGGCCAACGGATGGAAGGCCCCCGAGGCATGAGCACCACACTCACCCCGGTCCTGACGGCCAACTGGGACCAGGCCAACTCCTTCACCATCGAGGGCTACGGGCCCTACGACGCGGCGAAGAAGGCGCTCGGCATGGACCCCGACGCGGTCATCCAGGCCGTCAAGGACTCCGGTCTGCGCGGCCGCGGCGGCGCGGGCTTCCCCACCGGCATGAAGTGGGGCTTCATCCCGCAGGGCGACGGCAAGCCGCACTACCTCGTCGTCAACGCCGACGAGTCGGAGCCCGGCACCTGCAAGGACATCCCCCTGATGATGGCCAACCCGCACTCGCTGGTCGAGGGCATCATCATCACCTCCTACGCCATCCGCGCCAACCACGCGTTCATCTACGTGCGCGGCGAGGTGCTGCACGTCATCCGCCGCCTGCACGCGGCCGTGCGTGAGGCGTACGAGAAGGGCTACCTCGGCAAGGACATCTTCGGCTCCGGTTACGACCTGGAGCTGGTCGTCCACAGCGGCGCGGGCGCCTACATCTGCGGCGAGGAGACGGCGCTGCTCGACTCGCTGGAGGGTTTCCGGGGTCAACCGCGTCTCAAGCCTCCGTTCCCAGCCGTGGCGGGCCTGTACGCGTCGCCCACTGTGGTGAACAACGTGGAGTCCGTGGCC
This window of the Nonomuraea africana genome carries:
- the nuoE gene encoding NADH-quinone oxidoreductase subunit NuoE, yielding MSYSPEVRERLERDAKEIIGRYPKTRSALLPLLHLVQSEDGYVSDAGQEFCAEMLGLSKAEVVGVSTFYTMYKRKPMGDYHVGVCINSLCAVMGGDQIWEELSEHVGVGHDETTTDGKVSLERLECNAACDFAPVMMVNWEFFDNQTPESAKQLVDDLRDGKSISPTRGPKKLCTFKEASRVLSGLPDDLAGDGPSAAGPSLEGLKVAKANGWKAPEA
- a CDS encoding NADH-quinone oxidoreductase subunit D yields the protein MSTGYDEATEGKVYSVNGADWDDVVGAVRDSEDERLVINMGPQHPSTHGVLRLILTLDGETVTEARTGIGYLHTGIEKNMEYRTWTQGTTFVTRMDYLAPLFNETAYCMGVEKLLGIEDRIPERAQAIRVMMMELNRISSHLVAMGTFGMELGATTPFLFGYRDREMVMDLFEYITGLRMNMAYVRPGGVSVDLPAGTVDKVGEFLKEMPKRIKDIRKLLDENPVYTRRTKDVAYLDLTGCMALGITGPMLRAAGLPWDLRKSQPYCGYETYEFNVATQQSCDVYGRYLVRMQEMEESLKIIEQALDRIAGPLKNKPVMIEDKKIGWPAQLALGPDGFGNSPDHIAHIMGSSMEALIHHFKLVTEGFRVPAGQAYAAVESPRGELGAHVVSDGGTRPYRVHFREPSFTNLQAVPATCEGGQVADVIAAVASIDPVMGGVDR
- a CDS encoding NuoB/complex I 20 kDa subunit family protein, whose translation is MGLEEKLPSGFILSTVEAAAGWARKNSVWPATFGLACCAIELMATGASHYDLARFGMERASASPRQADLMIVAGRVSQKMAPVLRQIYDQMAEPKWVIAMGVCASSGGMFNNYAIVQGVDHIVPVDIYLPGCPPRPEMLIDSIVKLHDKIQNMKFGAHRAKQIEELELQALRTLPLIDQEASK
- a CDS encoding NADH-quinone oxidoreductase subunit C — encoded protein: MSENLPEVPKAQVPEEPVARQGMFGATGTGDTSGYSGLVVRRAPRLSTPRPYGGYFDELVDKLETFDDDAIERVVVDRGELTLHVKREKLVEVCRRLRDEPELRFELSLGVSGVHYPHLAGEELHAVIHLCSITHNRRVRLEVSAPDSDPHIPSTVGVYPTHNWHERETYDFFGIIFDGHPALTRIMMPDDWDGHPQRKDYPLGGIPVEYRGAEIPSPDNRRSYA